From Microbacterium sp. LWH11-1.2, one genomic window encodes:
- a CDS encoding response regulator transcription factor, giving the protein MTDARILVVDDEPNIRDLLSTGLSFAGFQVKTVANGAATISAVLEEEPDLIILDVMLPDMNGFSVTKRLRGAGFTAPILFLTAKDGTEDKIEGLNAGGDDYVTKPFSLDEIVARAQAILRRTMQADEESIIRAGELSMDQDTHDVHVGKEAIELSPTEFKLLRYLMLNPNRVLSKAQILDHVWEYDFNGDAGIVESYISYLRRKIDPHTEESLIQTKRGFGYMLKVGKTV; this is encoded by the coding sequence ATGACTGATGCGCGCATCCTGGTCGTCGATGACGAGCCCAACATCCGCGACCTGCTCTCCACGGGTCTCAGCTTCGCCGGATTCCAGGTGAAGACGGTGGCCAACGGCGCCGCCACGATCTCGGCCGTCCTCGAGGAGGAGCCGGACCTCATCATCCTCGACGTCATGCTCCCGGACATGAACGGCTTCAGCGTGACGAAGCGGCTCCGCGGTGCCGGATTCACGGCTCCGATCCTGTTCCTCACGGCGAAGGACGGCACCGAGGACAAGATCGAGGGACTCAACGCCGGCGGCGACGACTACGTCACCAAGCCGTTCAGTCTCGACGAGATCGTCGCCAGGGCGCAGGCGATCCTCCGCCGCACCATGCAGGCCGACGAGGAGTCGATCATCCGCGCGGGTGAGCTGTCGATGGACCAGGACACTCACGACGTCCACGTCGGCAAGGAGGCGATCGAGCTCAGCCCCACCGAGTTCAAGCTGCTGCGCTACCTGATGCTGAACCCGAACCGCGTGCTGTCGAAGGCGCAGATCCTCGACCACGTCTGGGAGTACGACTTCAACGGCGACGCCGGCATCGTGGAGAGTTACATCTCCTACCTCCGTCGCAAGATCGATCCGCACACCGAGGAGTCGCTGATCCAGACGAAGCGCGGCTTCGGATACATGCTCAAGGTCGGCAAGACGGTCTGA
- a CDS encoding HAMP domain-containing sensor histidine kinase, protein MAHKPDAVTSWWRRTSLRAKVTGVTVAVLALGLLVAGIGTVPILRTALVGNIDAQLPALVSSDLADRYFEMTTVEGDTIYTPRDQQPRDFAFAIYDADGVLQASTADASEAGPLFPESYPLAKAQSEADTTFDLPGADASVYRAAVATVPGDGGELRIQVVAMPLAEVDRILSQYFGIYITIALITILIAALLTRGLVTLTFRRLGQVEATAMSIAAGDFRQRLTDLEPTTEVGRLNSAINTMLDRVDRSLAQRDRTVQHMRRFIGDASHELRTPLVSVRGYAELYRMGAIQGEEDTARAMERIEKEAIRMGVLVEDLLALARLDEEREPEIEPLDLRPIARDAALDVRAAAPGRTVTVIDRTVEVTDTATVRIAPVPAPAAAPLTPRGLSRGTLARLRRRPRQPEQPPAIDFTEVPDTPVRTPPIVLGEENKVRQVVTNLLGNARRFSPEDGPIEIVVDSDRVRGTGSIAVVDHGEGIPPQIREQIFERFWRADTSRARETGGSGLGLAIVASIVKALHGSVAVSETPGGGATFTVTLPLAPSRATPAHLLEDTQPLDRLEL, encoded by the coding sequence ATGGCGCACAAGCCCGATGCGGTCACCAGCTGGTGGCGGCGGACCAGCCTGCGGGCGAAGGTCACGGGCGTCACCGTCGCGGTGCTCGCCCTCGGTCTGCTCGTCGCCGGGATCGGCACGGTCCCGATCCTGCGCACGGCACTCGTCGGGAACATCGACGCCCAGCTTCCGGCGCTCGTCTCCAGCGACCTCGCAGACCGCTACTTCGAGATGACGACCGTCGAAGGCGACACGATCTACACGCCGCGCGACCAGCAGCCCCGTGACTTCGCGTTCGCGATCTACGACGCCGACGGCGTGCTGCAGGCCTCGACCGCGGACGCGTCGGAGGCAGGACCGCTCTTCCCGGAGAGCTACCCCCTCGCGAAGGCGCAGTCGGAGGCCGACACGACCTTCGATCTTCCGGGTGCGGATGCATCCGTGTACCGCGCCGCCGTCGCCACGGTTCCGGGCGACGGCGGCGAACTGCGCATCCAGGTCGTCGCCATGCCGCTCGCCGAGGTCGATCGCATCCTCAGCCAGTATTTCGGCATCTACATCACGATCGCGCTGATCACGATCCTCATCGCGGCCCTCCTCACCCGCGGTCTCGTCACGCTCACGTTCCGCCGACTGGGTCAGGTCGAGGCCACCGCCATGTCGATCGCCGCCGGCGACTTCCGCCAGCGGCTCACCGACCTCGAGCCCACCACCGAGGTGGGCCGCCTGAACAGCGCCATCAACACCATGCTCGATCGCGTGGACCGCTCCCTCGCTCAGCGCGATCGCACGGTCCAGCACATGCGCCGGTTCATCGGCGATGCCAGTCATGAGCTGCGCACCCCGCTCGTCAGCGTCCGCGGCTACGCGGAGCTCTACCGGATGGGTGCCATCCAGGGCGAGGAGGACACGGCGCGCGCCATGGAGCGTATCGAGAAGGAGGCGATCCGGATGGGCGTCCTCGTCGAGGACCTCCTCGCTCTCGCCCGCCTCGACGAGGAACGCGAGCCCGAGATCGAACCGCTCGACCTGCGCCCCATCGCCCGCGATGCCGCTCTCGACGTGCGGGCCGCGGCCCCCGGGCGCACGGTCACGGTCATCGACCGCACGGTCGAGGTGACGGACACCGCGACCGTGCGGATCGCCCCCGTGCCTGCCCCGGCTGCCGCTCCGCTCACGCCGCGCGGCCTCTCCCGCGGCACTCTGGCGCGGCTGCGTCGCCGACCGCGACAGCCGGAGCAGCCGCCGGCGATCGACTTCACCGAAGTTCCCGACACCCCCGTGCGCACCCCGCCCATCGTCCTCGGCGAGGAGAACAAGGTGCGCCAGGTCGTCACCAACCTCCTCGGCAACGCGCGGCGGTTCTCGCCTGAGGACGGCCCCATCGAGATCGTCGTCGACTCCGACCGGGTACGGGGCACCGGGAGCATCGCGGTCGTCGATCACGGCGAGGGCATCCCCCCGCAGATCCGCGAGCAGATCTTCGAGCGCTTCTGGCGCGCCGACACCTCACGCGCCAGAGAGACCGGCGGCTCCGGACTGGGGCTCGCGATCGTCGCCTCGATCGTGAAGGCGCTGCACGGCTCGGTGGCGGTGTCGGAGACCCCCGGCGGCGGCGCGACGTTCACGGTCACGCTCCCCCTCGCGCCTTCCCGGGCGACACCCGCGCACCTGCTCGAGGACACCCAGCCCCTCGACCGTCTGGAGCTGTGA
- a CDS encoding DUF2332 domain-containing protein, with protein sequence MTDAVQQRYARFARDEAPGRSALYEEWAAGVAADPEVQGILLRIPESRRQPPLVFAVTRLLGADLGGYPAWRRFVVRNADEIVAACTARQLQTNEPLRLAALLPVLSEIEGPVAMLEIGASAGLCLYPDRYSYRFVGEDGALRAALDPDDGRSTVTLESRVSGVLPPLRMPEVVWRAGIDLAPLHAGDDRDRSWLRALVWPGESGREERIDAALDIAASDPPRLVAGDALAEIDALAAEAPAGATLVITTPGVLVHIPRAARTALIDRISGLPARWITIDPPGLLDVWEPPVDAGAWPGFVVALDGRVRAAADPLGRWWEWRAAVAADAS encoded by the coding sequence ATGACGGATGCTGTCCAGCAGCGCTACGCGCGGTTCGCCCGGGATGAGGCCCCGGGCCGCAGCGCGCTCTACGAGGAGTGGGCGGCCGGCGTCGCCGCCGATCCCGAGGTGCAGGGGATCCTCCTGCGGATCCCCGAGTCGAGGCGGCAGCCGCCCCTCGTGTTCGCGGTGACGCGGCTGCTCGGCGCCGACCTCGGCGGCTACCCGGCGTGGCGGCGCTTCGTCGTGCGGAATGCCGACGAGATCGTCGCCGCGTGCACGGCGCGGCAGCTCCAGACCAACGAGCCTCTGCGGCTCGCCGCGCTGCTCCCCGTGCTGTCGGAGATCGAGGGGCCTGTCGCGATGCTCGAGATCGGCGCGTCCGCGGGGCTGTGCCTCTATCCGGACCGCTACTCCTATCGCTTCGTCGGAGAGGACGGAGCGCTCCGGGCCGCGCTCGACCCTGACGACGGCCGATCGACCGTGACTCTGGAGAGCCGGGTCTCGGGCGTCCTGCCACCGTTGCGGATGCCGGAGGTCGTCTGGCGGGCCGGCATCGACCTGGCGCCGCTGCACGCGGGGGACGACCGGGATCGGAGCTGGCTGCGAGCCCTGGTCTGGCCGGGGGAGAGCGGGCGGGAAGAGCGGATCGATGCCGCGCTCGACATCGCGGCATCCGATCCTCCTCGTCTCGTCGCGGGCGACGCGCTGGCGGAGATCGATGCGCTCGCGGCCGAGGCCCCCGCCGGTGCGACGCTCGTCATCACCACGCCGGGCGTGCTCGTGCACATCCCCCGGGCGGCGCGGACCGCTCTGATCGACCGCATCTCCGGGCTGCCCGCGCGGTGGATCACGATCGATCCACCCGGTCTGCTCGACGTCTGGGAGCCTCCCGTCGACGCGGGAGCCTGGCCGGGCTTCGTCGTCGCCCTCGACGGCCGCGTCCGTGCTGCGGCGGATCCGCTCGGGCGCTGGTGGGAGTGGCGCGCGGCCGTCGCGGCTGATGCGTCCTAA
- a CDS encoding DUF3263 domain-containing protein produces MLGDLTERDRAILALEASWPRHGGAKEEVIRAQLGMSAARYYQVLGRLIESDVALEYDPMLVRRLRRIRDSRAAQRTARTPRFVG; encoded by the coding sequence ATGCTCGGAGATCTCACGGAGCGCGATCGCGCGATCCTCGCCCTCGAGGCGTCGTGGCCGCGCCACGGCGGGGCGAAGGAAGAGGTGATCCGGGCCCAGCTCGGCATGAGCGCGGCGCGGTACTACCAGGTTCTGGGGCGTCTGATCGAGTCCGACGTCGCGCTCGAATACGACCCGATGCTGGTGCGCCGTCTGCGGCGGATCCGCGACAGCCGGGCCGCCCAGCGCACCGCCCGCACTCCGCGATTCGTCGGCTGA
- a CDS encoding nitroreductase family protein, which yields MSALDAVRARQSWSKVDDTAPTREELVTLVAAAGRVADHSSLRPWRLIELRGTDREALGAAIAKAEGDKSPSSKPLRAPLLIAVVASYRKSDKVPRWEQEATASGVAHTLSLLLDEAGWGVLWRTGHYTRSKAVAQAHGLAKNEELLGWLYVGGKPAGRKPGRRKAVDARKLLTRMPARTEPIEKTAKTAKKAKKKK from the coding sequence GTGAGCGCGCTCGACGCCGTTCGCGCCAGGCAGTCCTGGTCGAAGGTCGATGACACCGCGCCGACGCGCGAGGAGCTGGTGACCCTCGTCGCCGCGGCCGGCCGTGTCGCCGACCACTCCTCGCTGCGTCCCTGGCGTCTGATCGAGCTGCGAGGCACCGATCGCGAGGCGCTGGGCGCCGCGATCGCGAAGGCCGAAGGCGACAAGTCGCCGTCCTCGAAGCCCCTTCGCGCGCCGCTGCTCATCGCGGTGGTGGCCAGTTACCGCAAGAGCGACAAGGTGCCGCGCTGGGAGCAGGAGGCCACCGCATCCGGCGTCGCCCACACGCTGAGCCTGCTGCTCGACGAGGCCGGCTGGGGCGTCCTCTGGCGCACCGGGCACTACACGCGGTCGAAGGCGGTCGCCCAGGCGCACGGACTCGCGAAGAACGAGGAGCTCCTCGGCTGGCTGTACGTCGGCGGCAAGCCCGCCGGGCGCAAGCCGGGCCGGCGCAAGGCCGTCGATGCCCGCAAGCTCCTGACCCGCATGCCGGCGAGGACCGAGCCGATCGAGAAGACGGCGAAGACGGCGAAGAAGGCGAAAAAGAAGAAGTAG
- the groL gene encoding chaperonin GroEL (60 kDa chaperone family; promotes refolding of misfolded polypeptides especially under stressful conditions; forms two stacked rings of heptamers to form a barrel-shaped 14mer; ends can be capped by GroES; misfolded proteins enter the barrel where they are refolded when GroES binds): MAKIIAFDEEARRGLERGLNILADAVKVTLGPRGRNVVLEKKWGAPTITNDGVSIAKEIELDDPYEKIGAELVKEVAKKTDDVAGDGTTTATVLAQALVREGLRNVAAGADPISLKRGIEKAVAAITEELLASAKEIDSKEQIAATASISAADPAIGELIAEAIDKVGKEGVVTVEESQTFGTELELTEGMRFDKGYLNPYFVTDPDRQEAVFEDAYILIANQKISNIKDLLPIVDKVIQDGKELVIIAEDVEGEALATLVLNKLKGIFKSVAVKAPGFGDRRKAQLQDIAILTGGQVITEEVGLKLENATLDLLGRARKVIVTKDETTIVEGAGEADQIEGRVTQIRREIENTDSDYDREKLQERLAKLAGGVAVIKAGAATEVELKERKHRIEDAVRNAKAAVEEGIVPGGGVALIQSGTKALDALSLTGDEATGANIVRVAIEAPLKQIALNAGLEPGVVANKVSELPSGQGLNAATGEYVDMFAAGIIDPAKVTRSALQNAASIAALFLTTEVVVADKPEKAAAPMGDPSGGMDF, encoded by the coding sequence ATGGCAAAGATCATTGCTTTCGATGAGGAGGCCCGCCGCGGCCTCGAGCGCGGCCTCAACATCCTCGCCGACGCGGTCAAGGTGACCCTCGGCCCGCGTGGCCGCAACGTCGTCCTCGAGAAGAAGTGGGGCGCCCCCACGATCACGAACGACGGTGTCTCCATCGCCAAGGAGATCGAGCTCGACGACCCGTACGAGAAGATCGGTGCGGAGCTCGTCAAGGAGGTCGCCAAGAAGACCGACGACGTCGCCGGTGACGGCACCACGACCGCCACGGTCCTGGCTCAGGCGCTCGTCCGCGAAGGTCTGCGCAACGTCGCAGCCGGCGCCGACCCGATCTCGCTGAAGCGCGGCATCGAGAAGGCCGTCGCGGCCATCACCGAGGAGCTGCTCGCCAGCGCCAAGGAGATCGACTCCAAGGAGCAGATCGCTGCGACCGCTTCCATCTCGGCTGCCGACCCCGCGATCGGCGAGCTGATCGCCGAGGCGATCGACAAGGTCGGCAAGGAGGGTGTGGTCACCGTCGAGGAGTCGCAGACCTTCGGCACCGAGCTCGAGCTCACCGAGGGCATGCGCTTCGACAAGGGCTACCTGAACCCGTACTTCGTCACGGACCCCGACCGTCAGGAAGCCGTCTTCGAGGACGCCTACATCCTCATCGCGAACCAGAAGATCTCGAACATCAAGGACCTTCTGCCCATCGTCGACAAGGTGATCCAGGACGGCAAGGAGCTCGTCATCATCGCCGAGGACGTCGAGGGCGAGGCTCTCGCGACGCTCGTGCTCAACAAGCTCAAGGGCATCTTCAAGTCGGTCGCCGTCAAGGCTCCCGGCTTCGGCGACCGTCGCAAGGCGCAGCTGCAGGACATCGCGATCCTCACCGGTGGTCAGGTCATCACCGAAGAGGTCGGCCTGAAGCTCGAGAACGCCACGCTCGACCTGCTGGGTCGTGCACGCAAGGTCATCGTCACGAAGGACGAGACCACGATCGTCGAGGGCGCCGGTGAGGCCGACCAGATCGAGGGTCGCGTCACGCAGATCCGTCGTGAGATCGAGAACACCGACAGCGACTACGACCGCGAGAAGCTCCAGGAGCGCCTCGCCAAGCTCGCCGGCGGCGTCGCCGTCATCAAGGCGGGTGCGGCGACCGAGGTCGAGCTCAAGGAGCGCAAGCACCGCATCGAGGACGCCGTCCGCAACGCGAAGGCTGCTGTGGAAGAGGGCATCGTCCCCGGTGGTGGCGTCGCGCTCATCCAGTCGGGCACGAAGGCTCTCGACGCTCTGTCGCTCACGGGTGACGAGGCGACCGGTGCCAACATCGTCCGCGTCGCCATCGAGGCTCCGCTGAAGCAGATCGCGCTGAACGCCGGCCTCGAGCCGGGCGTCGTCGCGAACAAGGTCTCCGAGCTTCCCTCGGGCCAGGGCCTGAACGCGGCAACGGGCGAGTACGTCGACATGTTCGCTGCGGGGATCATCGACCCGGCGAAGGTGACCCGTTCGGCTCTGCAGAACGCAGCGTCGATCGCGGCTCTCTTCCTCACGACCGAGGTCGTCGTCGCCGACAAGCCCGAGAAGGCTGCGGCACCGATGGGCGACCCGTCGGGTGGCATGGACTTCTGA
- a CDS encoding LytR C-terminal domain-containing protein: MSKPSRDRFDDVPRSSGRVGAHRAETPGMNGWVVLLWSFVAALVLIIAGIFGSLVVMGRISLFPETAPSSVPTPEETGVVDTTISVMILNATPEEGLDTQMRDLLINSGWLADSVYASDSASVDFETTTVYYVAEEDELAAIGLARVIGGAEVQQSDFYAALNDTGAKQITVVIGLDRSTTVPETPAETPAS; encoded by the coding sequence GTGTCCAAGCCCAGCCGCGATCGCTTCGATGACGTCCCCCGCTCCTCCGGACGCGTCGGGGCCCACCGTGCCGAGACCCCCGGGATGAACGGCTGGGTCGTTCTGCTGTGGTCCTTCGTCGCGGCCCTGGTGCTCATCATCGCCGGCATCTTCGGCTCGCTGGTCGTCATGGGTCGCATCTCGCTGTTCCCCGAGACCGCGCCGAGCTCCGTGCCCACCCCCGAGGAGACCGGAGTCGTCGACACGACCATCTCGGTGATGATCCTGAACGCGACGCCTGAAGAGGGGCTCGACACGCAGATGCGCGACCTGCTGATCAACAGCGGCTGGCTCGCGGACAGCGTCTATGCGAGTGACAGCGCGAGCGTGGACTTCGAGACCACCACCGTCTACTACGTCGCGGAAGAGGACGAGCTCGCAGCGATCGGCCTGGCGCGCGTCATCGGCGGCGCCGAGGTCCAGCAGAGCGACTTCTACGCGGCGCTGAACGACACCGGCGCGAAGCAGATCACCGTCGTCATCGGCCTCGATCGATCCACCACGGTGCCCGAGACTCCTGCCGAGACTCCCGCCTCCTGA
- a CDS encoding WXG100 family type VII secretion target, with protein sequence MSVFTVDTDAVESANAATRGTIERLRSESRTLMAQLQQLQSSWMGDASNAFQICAEQWQGAQLHVEQVLDSIGTSLGSAAAQYADADRYSASLFR encoded by the coding sequence ATGTCTGTCTTCACCGTCGACACCGACGCCGTCGAGTCCGCGAACGCGGCGACCCGCGGCACGATCGAGAGGCTTCGCAGCGAGTCCCGCACGCTCATGGCGCAGCTGCAGCAGCTGCAGTCGTCGTGGATGGGCGATGCGTCGAACGCGTTCCAGATCTGCGCCGAGCAGTGGCAGGGGGCGCAGCTGCATGTGGAGCAGGTGCTCGACTCGATCGGCACCTCGCTCGGATCGGCCGCTGCGCAGTATGCGGATGCCGATCGATACTCGGCGAGCCTGTTCCGCTGA
- a CDS encoding DMT family transporter, with amino-acid sequence MALGGAAAIGVMTAIQARINGVLGVKVDDGVVAGLISFAVGLLALVVVISCIPSARRGVVRLVGGIRHGRIPFWMLLGGACGALTVSTQGLTAGVLGVSLFTVGVVAGQTLNGLVLDRIGFGPAGVVAVTPGRLAGGALALAAVAISLSGDVLASAPLWMLLLPFATGVGIAWQAATNGRLAQRVESPIAATLMSFIAGTIVLAAAAGVSIAVRGMPDAPPAEPWLYLGGFLGAAYILLGAFIVAHTGVLLMGLGSVLGQLVTSVVIDLFWPTAAGPALWQIIAMVIVAVASVVVARIRPRR; translated from the coding sequence CTGGCGCTCGGCGGCGCAGCAGCCATCGGCGTCATGACGGCGATCCAGGCCCGCATCAACGGCGTGCTCGGCGTGAAGGTCGACGACGGCGTCGTCGCCGGGCTGATCTCATTCGCGGTCGGCCTCCTCGCCCTCGTCGTCGTGATCTCCTGCATCCCCTCGGCGCGTCGTGGCGTCGTGCGCCTCGTCGGCGGGATCCGACACGGGCGGATCCCGTTCTGGATGCTGCTCGGCGGCGCCTGCGGCGCCCTCACCGTCTCCACCCAGGGCCTGACCGCGGGAGTGCTGGGCGTCTCGCTGTTCACCGTCGGGGTCGTGGCCGGACAGACGCTGAACGGACTGGTGCTCGACCGGATCGGCTTCGGCCCGGCCGGAGTCGTCGCGGTCACCCCCGGTCGCCTGGCCGGGGGAGCGCTCGCGCTCGCCGCGGTCGCGATCTCGCTCTCCGGCGACGTGCTCGCATCGGCGCCGCTGTGGATGCTGCTGCTGCCGTTCGCGACCGGCGTCGGCATCGCGTGGCAGGCGGCGACCAACGGACGGCTCGCGCAGAGGGTCGAGTCGCCCATCGCCGCCACGCTGATGAGCTTCATCGCCGGCACGATCGTGCTGGCCGCTGCCGCCGGGGTGAGCATCGCGGTCCGCGGGATGCCCGACGCTCCGCCGGCCGAGCCGTGGCTGTACCTGGGTGGTTTCCTCGGAGCCGCCTACATCCTCCTCGGAGCGTTCATCGTCGCGCACACGGGCGTGCTCCTGATGGGGCTGGGGTCCGTGCTCGGGCAGCTCGTGACCTCGGTCGTGATCGACCTCTTCTGGCCGACGGCGGCGGGTCCCGCGCTCTGGCAGATCATCGCGATGGTGATCGTCGCCGTGGCATCCGTCGTCGTCGCGCGGATCCGGCCCCGGCGCTGA
- the msrB gene encoding peptide-methionine (R)-S-oxide reductase MsrB, with translation MSYSVDKTEDEWRRELGDEQYAVLRQAATERAWTGELLDEKRSGLYTCGACDAELFKSGTKFDSGCGWPSFYESIRPEAVELIEDSSLGMVRTEVRCANCGSHLGHVFPDGFGTPTGDRYCMNSIAMNFTPDES, from the coding sequence ATGTCGTACAGCGTGGACAAGACCGAAGACGAGTGGCGCCGCGAGCTCGGCGATGAGCAGTACGCCGTGCTGCGCCAGGCCGCGACCGAACGCGCATGGACGGGCGAGCTGCTCGACGAGAAGCGCTCGGGCCTGTACACCTGCGGAGCGTGCGACGCCGAGCTCTTCAAGAGCGGCACCAAGTTCGACTCCGGCTGCGGATGGCCGAGCTTCTACGAGTCGATCCGCCCCGAGGCGGTCGAGCTCATCGAGGACTCCAGCCTCGGCATGGTGCGCACCGAGGTGCGCTGCGCGAACTGCGGCTCCCACCTCGGACACGTGTTCCCCGACGGGTTCGGCACGCCGACCGGTGACCGCTACTGCATGAACTCGATCGCGATGAACTTCACGCCCGACGAGTCGTGA
- a CDS encoding MmcQ/YjbR family DNA-binding protein: MDAQELTSAAAARADELPGSALENPFGPEWDVYKVRGRVFLLLPLDGTGRVTLKSQPDDAKALRETFADIVPGYHMNKKHWITLTPGSSLEEGLVTELVTESYLLVVEKLPRAQRPVDPQTFGRPAD, from the coding sequence GTGGATGCGCAGGAACTGACGTCGGCCGCCGCCGCGCGCGCGGATGAGCTGCCCGGCTCGGCGCTCGAGAATCCGTTCGGCCCCGAATGGGACGTGTACAAGGTGCGGGGCCGCGTCTTCCTCCTCCTGCCGCTGGACGGCACGGGGCGTGTCACGCTCAAGTCGCAGCCCGACGACGCGAAGGCTCTCCGAGAGACGTTCGCCGACATCGTCCCGGGGTACCACATGAACAAGAAGCACTGGATCACACTCACCCCCGGCTCGTCGCTCGAAGAGGGCCTGGTCACGGAACTCGTGACCGAGTCGTACCTCCTCGTCGTCGAGAAGCTCCCGAGGGCGCAGCGCCCGGTCGACCCCCAGACCTTCGGGCGACCGGCCGACTGA
- a CDS encoding SOS response-associated peptidase family protein gives MCASYGLDPRFTDAELLAAADDAVLEGLRVWAEENAGETLRPTGKNLRNLNPIIVQPETAPTLEPAWWGYLVNGEPARFPSINTRSERLQDRPGSAKSRAIVPATSWFEMQKPSRQWHEFLVDDGALFGMAAVTQRGRTADGAWFTCYSIVMRPAPEHLAGVHDRMPVLVPASFAGEWLTADTGREVVDEALLAAADLDDRVQAKPRNDDKRAERLF, from the coding sequence ATGTGCGCGAGCTATGGTCTCGATCCCCGGTTCACCGACGCAGAGCTTCTGGCCGCGGCCGACGACGCGGTCCTGGAAGGCCTGCGCGTCTGGGCCGAGGAGAACGCCGGCGAGACCCTGCGTCCGACCGGGAAGAACCTGCGGAACCTCAATCCGATCATCGTGCAGCCGGAGACCGCGCCGACGCTGGAGCCGGCGTGGTGGGGGTACCTCGTGAACGGCGAACCCGCCAGGTTCCCGTCGATCAACACGCGCTCGGAGCGCCTGCAGGACCGGCCCGGCAGTGCGAAGTCCCGCGCGATCGTGCCGGCGACGAGCTGGTTCGAGATGCAGAAGCCGTCCCGGCAGTGGCATGAGTTCCTCGTCGACGACGGCGCGCTGTTCGGCATGGCGGCCGTGACCCAGCGGGGGCGCACCGCCGACGGCGCGTGGTTCACCTGCTACTCGATCGTGATGCGACCGGCGCCGGAGCACCTCGCCGGCGTGCACGATCGCATGCCGGTGCTCGTCCCGGCGTCGTTCGCCGGGGAATGGCTGACGGCCGACACCGGCCGCGAGGTGGTCGACGAGGCGCTGCTCGCGGCCGCCGACCTCGACGATCGCGTGCAGGCGAAGCCGCGCAACGACGACAAGCGCGCCGAACGGCTGTTCTGA
- a CDS encoding ATP-binding cassette domain-containing protein has protein sequence MITAEGLTKRFGDKTAVDDVSFTIQPGSVTGFLGPNGAGKSTTMRMIVGLDRPTSGRAMVSGREYRKLRAPLTEVGVLLDAKAVHTGRTARNHLRAMAATHGIPASRVDEVIDLAGISSVARKRAGKFSLGMGQRLGIASALLGDPHTLILDEPVNGLDPEGVRWVRQFVRHAASEGRTVLLSSHLMSEMAQTADHVIVMGRGKVLADAPLPELVRAWTTNTVRVRTPRAADLVAAVGGPDVEIVSSAPDLLDVVGLPAARIGDLAAARGIPLHELTPTTGSLEDAYLALTGDAVEYRTKEIS, from the coding sequence ATGATCACAGCAGAAGGCCTCACGAAGAGGTTCGGAGACAAGACGGCCGTCGACGACGTGTCGTTCACGATCCAGCCGGGCAGCGTCACGGGCTTCCTCGGCCCCAACGGCGCCGGCAAGTCGACCACCATGCGGATGATCGTCGGACTCGACCGTCCGACCTCCGGCCGCGCGATGGTCTCCGGCCGCGAGTACCGCAAGCTCCGCGCACCGCTCACCGAGGTCGGCGTGCTGCTCGACGCCAAGGCCGTGCACACCGGCCGGACCGCCCGCAACCACCTCCGCGCGATGGCCGCGACGCACGGCATCCCGGCGTCCCGCGTCGACGAGGTGATCGATCTCGCAGGTATCAGCTCCGTCGCCCGCAAGCGCGCCGGCAAGTTCTCGCTCGGCATGGGCCAGCGCCTCGGCATCGCCTCCGCGCTGCTCGGGGACCCGCACACGCTGATCCTCGACGAACCGGTCAACGGCCTCGACCCCGAGGGCGTCCGCTGGGTGCGCCAGTTCGTCCGGCACGCGGCATCCGAAGGACGCACGGTGCTGCTCTCGAGCCACCTGATGAGCGAGATGGCGCAGACCGCCGACCACGTCATCGTGATGGGCCGCGGCAAGGTGCTCGCCGACGCTCCGCTCCCCGAGCTCGTCCGCGCCTGGACGACCAACACCGTACGCGTGCGCACCCCTCGGGCGGCCGACCTCGTCGCCGCCGTCGGCGGGCCGGACGTCGAGATCGTGAGCTCGGCTCCCGATCTGCTCGATGTCGTCGGACTCCCCGCCGCGCGGATCGGCGATCTGGCAGCCGCCCGCGGCATCCCGCTGCACGAGCTCACCCCGACCACCGGATCGCTGGAGGACGCGTATCTCGCTCTCACCGGCGACGCCGTCGAGTACCGGACCAAGGAGATCTCATGA